TGGAAGTGATCCGTGTAGACAGATAGGGCCACCATAATACAGAAGCCTGGATAAGAAAGAACAGttcttaatcttttttttaaaaaatagacaaGACAACTGAAGGCAAACTGATTAATAGAGCTACCTATTTAGGTATGTCCATGCGAGATAGTTAGGTGGCTAACTAAAATAGGACCATATGAACTGAAACTGTGCAGTTGTCAGCAGGTATGTTTGGGCCTTCAGCCGAAATGACAGttgtcatttaataaataagaactATCTACTGGATTGGAACTTGCAATAACTAAAAATTTGCAGAATAAAAAAGGTAATATCAGTTTTACACAAGTATTCAGAAAGCACCCTTGGAAGTAATTACAGCCTAAATCGTCTTTGGTGCTAAGTGAAGCTTGGATGCTACAAGCTTGGCACGCCTGGTTTAGGGGATTTTCgcttatttctttattcagaACTTCTCAAAATCCATCAGGGTGGATAGGGAGCATCACTGGGCAGATATTCAGTTGGGCTTAAATCTGGGCTTGGCAACTAAAGGACATGCACAGACTTGTCCTGAAACCACTCCATCTGTGTTTTTGGGGTCACTATCATGCTAGAAGGTAAACCTTCAGACTAATCTGAGGTCCTAAGCACTCTTGATCAGTTATCTTTTCCTTGACCCTGACAGCCTGCCAGTGCCTGCTGCTGAAAAACATCTCCACAGCATGATGcaaccaccaccatgcttcaccatagtGATGAACTTGGCCCCGTGACTAACAGCTTCCAGATTACTCCAGATGTAAGCTCTTGGTTTTATCAGACCAGAGCATCTTATTTCTCTTGGTTTGAAAGTCCTCAAGGTGCATTTTGAGAAATTCCAAGTGAACGGTCATGTATATTTTACTGATGAGTAGGAGCTCTTTCTCCTGTTTGCTCAGTTTGGCTGAGGAAGAGTTTAGGAAGTGTCTCTATAGTACATAAATTCTTCCATTTATTTgagtaaatgtgtttattttcaataaatttatagaacttgaaaaaaataaaacatttaaaaatttttaaatgtgttaaagaaAGTTTGAATACTTTCAATTTATATAGACATACGAACAAATAGACTCACATGACATAAGCTGCAGAACGCCAGAGATTGTGAACCTCTTTCCTTTCCCCAGTGTAAGGAGTTGAAATAGGAAGACACACAGGGAGATGACTGCAAAGAAGCAGGCCAACACTGCAAAGGCCTGCACTGCCTGCAAGTAATCTAGAAAAAGCAATATAAAAACTCCATTACGGCGCCTTCTTCAGCCTATAATTGCTTAGTTATGAGCTTCTGTAAGAGGTCCTTGGTTTTGGTCCTTgggtaaaatataaatgttataattttgtaAGTTCCCTGTTTAAAATAGCTTCTTGCTAGGCTCACCTTTTCTGTAAGATGTTGGTATGTCCATGTATATCCAGACATCATCATTTTTCTCCATCACCCATCTCCCCCACAGGTCTGTGTACATGGTCCTTGTAAACCACCAAGCCtggaaacagagaaaaagacaagaTCTCACATTAACTACTGATAATTCTCTAGGcttaaagatgcagttggcaattttcaaaaatgttttttttttgtctaataaaGAACCCTAAAATGTTTTGGTTTATCCATCTGATTGAACTCTTCTTTATGTGAAGTTTCTATGTGGGaccctacaacagagggtttccctATTAGAAATGTAGACATGTCCCTGAGAGTAGACAtgtaataattctataattgcAAATATACAATAGAAATATACTATTGCTAAGCAATGGAGCTGGATTTATTaatcccagttttttttttttcaggcccAGAAATTAGAGCTGCTCAGCCATGCCCTTTTGATTAAAAGGCAACTCATAGTGTATATGGTTTTAACAGAAGGAAAGGAAACGCTTATCATTGTTTTGCCTCCCAAGttgtaaaaattacaaacagctTCTTTAAGTTGTATTTGGAGAACTAAACTTTCTACAGAAACAATGATAGGTAAAGTATATCATAAAACTATAAATgcacatatattaaaaaaaaaaaacacttacatcatcaatagtggcccaaaaaagtaaaaagataGTTGTGAGATGAAGGGTGCAAATTCCAATCAAAGCTTTCAACATACTCGTTTTAACctgcaatatttaaaacaacatgtcaattatattgtataatatgAATATACTTATGATGCTAAAATCATTCACAGTTGGTGATGACGACTTCAGGAATAAGGCATTACAAATttagaaaccacacacacacacaccacacacacacacatacacatacacgttTGTctttactatccttgtgaggacagTCCATTgagataattattaatgcagctaattattgctacacctaaatctaaccttaTCCATATTCTATAACTACATAATCTATAACTAACAGTAACTAAACTGATAATCTATTTATAgtcttgtggggacatttgtttTGGACCCCACTAACAtataaccacaaacacacacacacacacacatttgtctttacTATCGTTGTGAGGACTGTCCActgacaaaattattaattataatccATATTAATCCAAAATTATTAATCCATAATCTATAACTAACAGTAACTAAAATGATAGTCTATTTATATTCTttcttgtgaggacatttgttTTGGACCCTACCAAAatgtaaccacacacacacacacacacacacacacacatttgtctttactatccttgtgaggactgTCCATTGACAAAATTTTGGATTAATCCATATTAATCCAAAGTTATTAATCCATAATCTATAACTAACAGTAACTAAAATGATAGTCTATTTATATTCTttcttgtggggacatttgtttTGGACCCCACCAAcatataaccacacacacacacacacacacacacacaataatcatTAAAGCTGAGTCTTCTTCACACCTGACAGGTCATTGTTTTTCTCCACGGATAGAGACATATCCATGATcataatctttctttttttttttttaataacatcaGTTAGGCTATGCTAAAACATTTTACCTATATGCCAGCTGTTCCAGCTGTTCCCAGTGGATGCTCTGTCCAAAACAATGACACATCAGGAGATGTGTGTTTAATTAGAAAAGCACACCAGAAGCATCAGAAGCACGTTATAAGCGCTAATAACGTGTCCAGCCCAAGGCATTAAACACACATCATATAGTGCAGCGTCACGGGATTTGACAGCCTCGTGCATGCAGATTTTACCACACGGATTAGTGAGAAAGTCATTACATCATCCTAGGCAACATTTCTGCTCGGTCATCTCGGTTATTCTGAGTTTGCACGGCTCTGAAATCCCAGTCACACCACCTTAAAGCCTACACCGCTAGCACACCATGCCACAGTGGCTTCGTGACACATTCATGTAAACGTTAGCAAAAGGTTACCTGCGTCAGATTTACGCACTGAATgtatttcttgttttaatttgttggTGATCCAACATCTCAGACAGAGTCTCTGCACATCGGTCGCTCTGtccttcctcccttcctccctctatccatccctccatccctccctccctccctcccgtCCCGTTTACTGCAGTGTAAACCCCACCCATTCTGTCCCAAACCGCATACTTCCCTACTAAACAGTATGCACTAACTTCCTCCCTGCAGGTGCTGACAGACAGATAACTGTCCACGTCTCATTTACTGCACGAGCTTAAatgtgaaaagtgcacagtcTGAACGGATAAGagtgaggaggtgtgtggaACAGCATACTATCCGACAAAAATAGTAGGCTGATGCTACCATAGGGTGAGCAGCGAGGTGCATTTAGTACATACTACTTAGTACGGAAGTACGCATTCTCAGGAGTCACGTCATGTCCCACCTGAGTTGCActgaggtcttttttttttcttaagtaaATCTCTTATACTTCTAAAagttgtagaaaattaaaaacTCTGCACACAAATTTCTGTGCCTACTTACCTTATTGCATCTGAAAAGACCCCTGGATTTTATTTTCCGGGGCAGAAAAAATGCCCTTATTACCCCCTATAGGATCCAAAACGCAGTCTCATCTCTAGCTGCTTTAACTTCCAGTctttttatccatccatccatccatccatgctgGCGTTTAGGAATGTTTAGGAATTTGGCCCCAGCAGCAAAAACTCCACACTGATGCTTTAATCATAGACTGAGTACTGAGAGGTAGCCTGCTTGTTTCAGCGTGTTTATAACAAACCAGCagcttcactcacacacacacactcacacacacacacacacacaaataacgcgcacacacacacacacacactgctgcagaaGCAGACGATTCTGCTCTTTTTTAAACGACTCTTTCAAATGAATCGATCAGTTGAATCGATTCATCGATTCGCGAGCACGAAAGTCTTGAACAGTGCTGTCGTACACAGCCAAAGCCAGCTGAATAATCAACACTCTGAACTGTGCAATTTGTGCAAATGGATTTTTTCTAAATCTATAGACGAGTGTGACTATAAAACCATCAGTGTCAGTCCTGAAATCACAGCCTACACAATGTTTCCTTGATGTCGTGAATCAAACGAATCAAAACTCCAAGCTGTTCACAAGCTAAAAGCTTGTATGGTTATTATAGTTTATTAAGTGTAAtactaattataattattgctTACTGAGACTGATTCATTTTagaaaaagagtgtgtgttttgttcctgGTTGAGTTTCATGCTGTAGCTCTACTCTGCAGGTAAATCTCGGTGGCCTGTTTCGTGCGGGTAGTGCactgacttttgctttgtggttTTCACTGAAAGCTCTGTGCGGAAGTGAGGGGCGGAGTCTTCACCGATTGTAATCACACGGAGTTTTTTCATTGGTTTACCACTGCTCCGCCCCCACTCGCAGATTGCCTGAGCTGTACTTGGGAATTCCATGACGTCATAtctgagattttttatttttttttggctcccTACCTGTATCATTCTCTCATGCAAAGTTCAATGAGTCAAagtaagagaaaagaaatgagaCATAAAATTGTGGTCCACTCCAGTCACGCAAGGAAAACCTCTGACTACGCTTttcacacacagaatacatgcacgtacacacacactcattcacacacacacacacacacacactgctgcagaaGCAGACGATTCTGCTCTTTTTTAAACGACTCTTTTAAATGAATCGATCAGTCGAATCGATTAATCGATTCGCGAGCACGAAAGTTTTGAACAGTGCTGTCGTGCACAGCCAAAGCCAGCTGAATAATCAACACTCTGAACTGTGCAATTTGTGCAAATGGATTTTTTCTAAATCTATAGACGAGTGTGACTATAAAACCATCAGTGTCAGTCCTGAAATCACAGCCTACACAATGTTTCCTTGATGTCGTGAATCAAACGAATCAAAACTCCAAGAATCGAGTTAGTAAAGTGAGTTTTGCATATAATATGCAGTCTAGGGGTCAGTATGTGTCCCGTCCACATGAACGTGCTCATGGTCCATGGTTAGTGTCACAGATTGATTAGTTATGCTCGAGTTTGTTAAAACatgtctttgtaaaaaaaaaaaaaaaaaaatgaattctgtATGACCATAGCTGCTACACAAATATGAGTGTGCTTATACTTTGAGGAGATGAAACAAAACTATCTTGTAATTCATCAGTCTTTCACTATTCTAAGCAAAATGAAGCATATTCAGTTATTAATAAGTAGAGAGTAACATTTGCAGATGTGTTGTATAGTCTTTGATAGACTTTCAAAGATACTTTAGATATTACAGGGTTCATAAAGGGGACTGTGATAGTGAAACACTCTGTTCTATACAGGGTTCTACAGTGAACCTTTATGGGTTCCCCTCACAGGGACAAAGCAGTGTTTTAACCTTCATTTGCTCAGAGTACACACATTAACTAGAATCACTATTAGAAAGAATTTTATTGGCCAAGTAAGATTTCATATACAATAAATCTGACTTGGCATTTGCGGACAGATGCAGGAGTTAAgcgaaaataaataaagatgatttGTGATTTATGATTCCTGCACTGGCTGATACTTCAGAAGAGATGGATGATCATGACTGTGTTGAATTATCTACGCTCCAGCCTGCTTTTCATGACACTCTCCTGGACAATGCTGATttgattctttttattttatttttttttatgttgataGACAGTAATGATCTGGCTGACTGACACTAGCCTGTGGTGCCCAAAAAGCTGAATGTGTGGCTCTAACTGTAGCATGCAAATGTGAGCTGGTTATTAAGAAAGTCAAAGCACACCCTAGCAGTGATTCAGATGAGACACAAGGCAACAGGCTTGCAGATTCAGCAGCAAAAAAGTGTACATTCTTTTTGTTCCTTGAGCAATTATGTTCTCCTCAAATTGCATCTCTTATTAACAAGAGCACAACAAAACAGACATTTCTTCTATTCATAAGGTGCAGTCCAGTTTCCCATGCTGGGAAATTTGGACATGGTGCAAAAGATAATGCAGATGGTGTCTGCGCCAAAGGGGGAAAATTAGTAACACCCGAATCATTACTTCCAGACCTGGCCACTCCAATTCACTTTCTAAGTGACATAGGAGTGGATCAAATCAGATTTCACACTTAGGTGAGATCCGTAAGTTTAGGTAACAAGGTCAGTGGATCATGTTGAGGAAATAGGATACCACAGGATAAGATGATATATATGATAAGTTCTGTCTTTATATATATGAAGTTTTGTCTTTACTATCAGTGAAAGAGGTACAGATGGTGGATAAATGCATGGAAAACCAGGTGAACAATGATAAcacttggaaaaaaataacaaacacaacagGATAACAGTAATGAACTGCTCACTGTGCATCTGTCTCTTTTCATTCTTGTCTTTTCAGGAGCATAAAAACCAGACAATCTGATATTGCCTGTCAGATAGGCAATATCTGTCAGACAGACAATATGACTTTATGTCCAGGAAGGACATAAAGCCAAGGACAGTTAAATTCTGTTAAATGCTGAGGATGGGAAGGATCATGCTAACCTTCTGGACCTGTGCCATGTGAATACTGGCTGCACTGAACTATGTCACTTCATGGGACTGCAATCACAAGCCACATGAAGACACTCATCACCACTACGTTGAAGCTAATCATCACATCTCTATGAGCTGTATAAATAATGACCAACTCTTACCTGCTGATGCCATACGTATTCACCAACTCAGACACTCAGCAAAAATGTCTATGTATGGCACACTGAATCAAGGTTTGACAAGCTCGAATTTTGTCTAGATAGCTTTTTGTAGAAGGGTATTAGTGACTGCCTATCACCCTACATGAATTTTGTTTAGGTTGACTAAGCTTGCTGTGTAATACTTCCTTAAGGAGTATCAGATGGGAAATTGATTTGCCTCTGACTCTATGATCATTCAGTAAAGTTTTACACTCATCTCAGACCTGCTGAATAAGTCATATTTCTCATTCCTTGTGtctcagtgtggtctcagaacAATGTATAATCTCAACACACCAAGTTTAAGGATGACATACTGCCCTCTCCATCTTGAGAGTGAGCTGGTGAAATGTTTCTGATGCTCCTATTTGTAAAAAGCTGATCTGAAGATTCTTCAAGCGCGCAGTAAACATCAGCATCTGAAGATCAGCACTAGTGTCCTGGTTCTTGACTCATTGTTGCCAGTATTTACAGGATATACAACTGAATGGTGTATGTAATCTGCAAAGTACTGAATATTATGTACAGAACAAAGGTCTGAACATGTCAGTATGTCCAAACTGATGAGTACTACTCTTATTCATTGATCATATACTGATTTGTACTATTCTGGCATTTTCAGAAAGCAAGATTTACTAGTGAATTTGATAACTTAGGCAGGAAGTGAAGATTTGTTTACCTCTTATTCTTCTGGGCTCATGTTATCTACCTGCTTCCTGGCAtcttttgtttactttatttcttttttctttactgttttataaatgatatatacatatttaactgaataatgtttaatatttgcaaGTGAACGAAGGTGTATAATGTTCATGTTTCttgtaaataaaacaatgtatCTACTTATTTAAGAGTTATAAGATATAAgagttcatttatcatttttgcattgtgtCTGGGTAGGAGTGTGCAACTGTAGCACAAGAATTTCATAGTATATAGATGCTCAAGCACTCTTTTTGaagcacatgacaataaacttaAAACTTGAAACTCTGCTTTCTGAACTACTCTGTGGAGCGACACCTAGTGGTGAAGGCGCATAACTACCTCTTGGTCTCCAGCCTGATGGCGCTCTAATTGGCCTGGCTGATTGTTTGTAACAGATGCAGGTGTAACTGAGCTTGCTCTTTTAGATTATTTGACTAGGCAAACGGCTGGCTGTGCTCTAGCATACACGTGAGTGAAAACACCGGCGATGTCTTGTCGACTACAGTCAAGAATTACAGCTATTCTCCTTTTAACAACAACACTACCTCTCTGTTTAACAACCCATGGCTCGGGTTTGGACCAAACCCACAGAGTTCAGGTAGGAGGAAGTTTACAGAAAGGAAGCAAACCCAAAGGAGAACTTCAGAAGGAGAG
This Pangasianodon hypophthalmus isolate fPanHyp1 chromosome 26, fPanHyp1.pri, whole genome shotgun sequence DNA region includes the following protein-coding sequences:
- the emp1 gene encoding epithelial membrane protein 1, producing the protein MLKALIGICTLHLTTIFLLFWATIDDAWWFTRTMYTDLWGRWVMEKNDDVWIYMDIPTSYRKDYLQAVQAFAVLACFFAVISLCVFLFQLLTLGKGKRFTISGVLQLMSCFCIMVALSVYTDHFHRGEKDGWYGWSYIMAWFGWLLALINGAIYVILRKRVD